A region of Chiroxiphia lanceolata isolate bChiLan1 chromosome 23, bChiLan1.pri, whole genome shotgun sequence DNA encodes the following proteins:
- the HYLS1 gene encoding hydrolethalus syndrome protein 1 produces the protein MEGTSGAWGGGSEELARPRDDPYADASIVCGAQADLPVLSEDQRQNRKLVMKRKVLRHRPDGMAEIFDESVDNEPGCSAEPRCGAELWNTGRSRVFMEDTISEGEISSEDLEECMPCDEEWFLEDSPCSLLEDLGRRSMSRHSARVGSPTSYILPQVGRRKRTDPVAKFHGYRQDWERYSFPGEDPHDDLRWAMRRQMAQPGEPRRAPKRLVPNTYVVPTTKQRDALRFGVRRDLAQCLMPRKDAS, from the coding sequence ATGGAGGGGACATCGGGCGCCTGGGGGGGAGGCAGCGAGGAGCTGGCGCGTCCCCGTGACGACCCCTATGCCGATGCCTCCATCGTTTGTGGGGCACAGGCAGACCTTCCAGTGCTTTCTGAGGATCAGAGGCAAAACAGGAAGTTGGTGATGAAGAGGAAGGTGCTGAGGCACAGACCCGACGGAATGGCGGAGATCTTCGATGAGTCGGTGGACAACGAGCCGGGGTGCAGTGCCGAGCCCAGGTGCGGTGCCGAGCTGTGGAATACGGGGCGTTCCAGGGTTTTTATGGAGGACACCATCTCCGAGGGGGAAATCAGCAGCGAGGACCTGGAGGAGTGCATGCCCTGTGATGAGGAGTGGTTCCTTGAGGACAGCCCCTGCTCTCTCCTCGAGGATCTTGGGAGACGGAGCATGTCTCGGCACTCCGCTCGGGTGGGATCGCCTACGTCCTACATTCTTCCGCAGGTTGGCAGACGGAAGAGAACCGACCCAGTGGCCAAATTCCACGGATACAGACAAGACTGGGAGAGATACAGCTTCCCGGGGGAGGATCCACACGATGATCTGCGCTGGGCCATGCGGAGGCAGATGGCCCAGCCGGGAGAGCCGCGCCGGGCACCCAAGCGCCTCGTGCCCAACACGTACGTGGTGCCCACGACCAAGCAGCGCGACGCCCTGCGCTTCGGCGTGCGCCGGGACCTGGCCCAGTGCCTCATGCCCCGCAAGGACGCCTCCTAG